A single genomic interval of Agarivorans aestuarii harbors:
- the epmB gene encoding EF-P beta-lysylation protein EpmB, protein MLRIIPRNDAAVQGNWQKELANAITAPKDLLQFLQLDPENYQLDIAARKLFPMRVPLSFAKRMQSGNPKDPLLLQVLPQQAEFIDVAGFSQDPLEEHQAAVPGLLHKYQSRVLFIVRGGCAVNCRYCFRRHFPYQDNSPNKQGWQQALDYIAKDEAINEVIFSGGDPLMANDQQLAWLVEQLEKITHLKRLRIHTRLPVVIPSRITNELVELLAQSRLQTIVVSHINHPNEINQELSSAFAKLHQVGITLLNQGVLLKDINDDANTLAKLSEALFSANILPYYLFLLDKVAGAAHYDIDEQSAVSIMRDLYQRLPGFLVPRLAREQAGKRSKTPIDIGLS, encoded by the coding sequence ATGTTGCGAATAATACCGCGAAACGACGCTGCTGTGCAGGGTAATTGGCAAAAAGAGCTGGCAAACGCCATCACAGCTCCCAAAGATCTGCTGCAATTTTTGCAATTGGACCCAGAAAACTATCAATTAGACATTGCAGCCCGCAAATTATTCCCAATGCGCGTACCTTTAAGCTTTGCCAAACGCATGCAAAGTGGCAACCCTAAAGACCCGTTGCTACTACAGGTATTACCCCAACAAGCAGAATTTATTGACGTTGCAGGCTTTAGCCAAGACCCCCTTGAAGAGCACCAAGCCGCTGTGCCAGGTTTGCTACATAAATACCAAAGCCGAGTACTGTTTATAGTGCGTGGCGGCTGCGCGGTAAACTGTAGGTATTGCTTCCGTCGCCACTTTCCCTATCAGGATAACAGCCCGAATAAACAAGGTTGGCAGCAAGCCTTAGATTACATAGCTAAAGATGAAGCGATTAATGAAGTGATATTTAGTGGTGGCGACCCACTAATGGCAAACGACCAACAGCTTGCTTGGTTAGTTGAACAACTAGAGAAAATTACCCACTTAAAGCGTCTGCGTATTCACACCCGTTTACCGGTGGTGATCCCCAGCCGCATTACAAACGAATTGGTCGAGCTGCTGGCTCAATCTCGCCTGCAAACCATTGTGGTAAGCCATATCAACCACCCCAACGAGATAAACCAGGAGCTAAGCAGCGCCTTTGCCAAATTACACCAAGTGGGTATTACCCTGCTTAACCAAGGTGTGCTACTAAAAGATATAAACGATGATGCCAACACTTTGGCAAAGTTAAGTGAGGCCTTATTCTCGGCCAATATTTTGCCCTACTACCTGTTCTTGCTCGATAAAGTTGCAGGCGCAGCACATTACGATATTGACGAGCAAAGCGCAGTGTCGATAATGCGAGACTTGTATCAACGCTTACCTGGCTTTTTAGTTCCTCGCTTAGCCCGCGAGCAAGCAGGCAAACGCAGTAAAACACCAATAGATATTGGCTTGAGCTAA
- the frdD gene encoding fumarate reductase subunit FrdD: MKRSNEPVFWGMFGAGGMVAALFTPIAILITGLLVPMGIIPGEQFSYERLLAFSQHWLGAAVIWIVISLPLWLCMHRLYHTLHDFGIHAGNLVKALFYGVAFAGSIACATLLLLGLV; the protein is encoded by the coding sequence ATGAAACGTTCTAATGAACCTGTATTTTGGGGAATGTTTGGCGCTGGCGGTATGGTTGCTGCGCTCTTCACACCTATTGCTATTTTAATTACCGGCTTACTGGTGCCTATGGGAATTATTCCGGGCGAACAATTCTCTTATGAGCGACTCCTAGCCTTCTCCCAACACTGGTTAGGCGCAGCAGTAATTTGGATAGTGATTAGCTTACCACTTTGGTTATGTATGCATCGCCTCTATCACACCCTGCATGACTTCGGCATTCACGCTGGCAACTTAGTAAAAGCATTGTTCTACGGCGTAGCATTTGCAGGCTCTATTGCTTGCGCAACCTTGCTATTACTAGGCCTTGTGTAA
- the priC gene encoding primosomal replication protein PriC, with the protein MDKTKLIEQIQENLKDIYHKAIDADTVIQQQQEQGKAKYTELFKDSLFKAKDQQFLPYVEELASDLVLLQESQDDEHFVTQLKVMVAKLEQIHSLLADFKQLTR; encoded by the coding sequence ATGGATAAAACCAAGCTCATTGAGCAAATACAAGAAAACCTCAAAGACATCTACCACAAGGCTATTGATGCTGACACGGTGATTCAGCAACAACAAGAGCAAGGCAAAGCCAAGTATACCGAGTTGTTTAAAGACAGTTTATTTAAGGCCAAAGACCAACAGTTTTTACCCTATGTAGAAGAGTTAGCGAGTGATTTGGTGCTACTACAAGAAAGCCAAGACGACGAGCACTTTGTTACTCAATTAAAGGTAATGGTTGCCAAACTAGAGCAAATCCACAGCTTACTGGCCGACTTCAAACAGCTTACTCGCTAG
- the efp gene encoding elongation factor P, producing MASYSTSEFKGGLKIMLDGEPYAILENEFVKPGKGQAFSRVKLRRLLTGKTLEKTFKSGESVEAADVMDYELAYLYNDGEFYHFMNNDTFEQIAADEKAVGDTAKWLVEQDICVITTWNENPILVTPPNFVELEVTETDPGLKGDTAGTGGKPATLTTGAVVRVPLFIQIGEVVKVDTRSAEYVGRVK from the coding sequence ATGGCGTCATATAGTACCAGTGAATTCAAAGGCGGGCTAAAAATTATGCTCGACGGCGAGCCTTATGCAATTCTAGAGAATGAATTTGTAAAACCAGGTAAAGGCCAAGCGTTTAGCCGCGTTAAATTACGCCGTTTACTAACCGGTAAAACTTTAGAAAAAACCTTTAAGTCGGGCGAGTCTGTAGAGGCGGCCGACGTGATGGATTACGAATTAGCCTACTTGTATAACGATGGCGAATTCTACCATTTCATGAACAACGATACTTTTGAGCAAATTGCTGCAGATGAAAAAGCTGTCGGCGACACGGCTAAATGGTTAGTTGAACAAGACATATGTGTTATTACTACTTGGAATGAAAACCCAATCTTAGTGACGCCTCCTAATTTTGTTGAGTTAGAAGTAACCGAAACTGACCCTGGTCTTAAAGGTGACACTGCCGGCACTGGTGGTAAACCTGCTACTTTAACCACAGGTGCAGTAGTACGTGTGCCTTTGTTTATCCAAATTGGCGAAGTGGTAAAAGTTGATACTCGCAGCGCTGAATATGTAGGCCGTGTAAAGTAA